ACTTGTTTATGAAATGCTCAACGAGTAGATGTATATCTTCCAACCTTTGTCTTAAAGGTGGAATATTAATATTTAAAACATCGAGGCGATAAAAAAGATCTTCCCTGAAACGGCCCTGTCTTACTTCTTCTTTTAAATGCTTATTTGTTGCTGCAATGACCCGGATATTTACTGTAATCGGCTTAACCCCCCCAACTCTTTCAAAGGTTCTTTCCTGGAGTACACGAAGTAATTTCACCTGTAAGCCCTGAGATAATTCGGATATTTCATCAAGAAAAAGAGTGCCGTTGTCTGCAAGTTCAAATCTTCCTTTTTTCATAGCAACAGCTCCTGTGAAGGCCCCTTTTTCATGTCCAAACAATTCGCTTTCAAGGAGATTTTCAGCAAAAGCGGAGCAATTTACAGGTATGAATGGTTTTTCACTTCTTGGACTGTTAAAATGAATAGATTTTGCGACAAGCTCTTTTCCGGTACCGCTTTCTCCTTCTATTAAAACAGTTGCTGATGTTGGCGATACTTTTTGTATAGTTTCAAAAACATCTCGCATGGCTTTGCTTTTACCGATAATGTTGCCGAATTTATATTGTGATTCTACAACATTACGAAGCTGTTTATTTTCTTTGATAATGCTGTATACCTTAACAGCCTTTTTTACAAAAAGTATGAGCCTCTCATTATCAAATGGTTTTAGTATGTAATTGTAAGCTCCTTTTTGCATGGCTTCTACTGCTTTTTCAACAGTTCCATGAGCTGTCATCATTATTACCGGAAGATCGGGATCTGATATTTTGATTCTTTCCAAAAGCCCTATCCCATCAATAAGCGGCATTTTCATATCGGTAAGAACAAGATCAATGTCAGAGTTATTTATTATTTCCAGAGCATTAAGGCCATTATTTGCAACTAATGTTTCATATCCTTCCTCTTCAAGAATAGCACTTATTATTGGAGGATAGTTTTTTTCATCATCAACAATTAAAATTGTTTCCATAATTATTTCCCATTTTGGACAGGTATTATCACTAATACTTTCACACCGTAAGGTGACCTGTTTGAAATTTCTATTTTACCATTATGAGCTTCAATAATATTTTTGGCAATTATAAGACCAAGACCGGTTCCCTTTTCTTTAGTAGTAAAAAAAGGATCCCATATCTTTTTTAATATATCTTCGGGAATTCCTATTCCTT
This window of the Pseudomonadota bacterium genome carries:
- a CDS encoding sigma-54 dependent transcriptional regulator, whose protein sequence is METILIVDDEKNYPPIISAILEEEGYETLVANNGLNALEIINNSDIDLVLTDMKMPLIDGIGLLERIKISDPDLPVIMMTAHGTVEKAVEAMQKGAYNYILKPFDNERLILFVKKAVKVYSIIKENKQLRNVVESQYKFGNIIGKSKAMRDVFETIQKVSPTSATVLIEGESGTGKELVAKSIHFNSPRSEKPFIPVNCSAFAENLLESELFGHEKGAFTGAVAMKKGRFELADNGTLFLDEISELSQGLQVKLLRVLQERTFERVGGVKPITVNIRVIAATNKHLKEEVRQGRFREDLFYRLDVLNINIPPLRQRLEDIHLLVEHFINKYAGQRKAGQPVTGVDTEVERLLYDYTWPGNVRELENFIERGIILCDSNIIRVSDLPREFRDNVYNTLHFEGIPANAKLYETLDLVERIMIKRAMKMANHVQSHAAELLGIGKSGLNQKLKKLNIDTVKEQ